The following DNA comes from Candidatus Woesearchaeota archaeon.
GCCTTGTTTTCAGCCTTGCTGCCATCTTTAAGATAGACAGCAGCAACACCGCACTCATCATGCACTTCCTGTGGCATCTGATTGGATTTAATGATGATGGTTTTTTAAATCTTTGCATAAAATTTCCAGGCGGTTTTTATATGAAAATATTTATTATAAACAAGCATGGAATTTATATAGAAAAAATCCTGATACAAACCCTATTTATATGATAATGATACAGATTTTCCTGCCGAAAATTAGAAAAGATACAAGAAGAAGTTGATTGAGGATATCAATTATAAGGTTTTATCCCTGATTTGCCATATCTTAATTGATAAAAAAAACACTAACTTTAAAAAAGTATCAGATTCCCTTTACTTAACGCCGTGGTAGCACAATCCGGTACTGCGATGGCCTTGAGAGCCATTTTCCTTCGGGATACAATGAGAAAAAAAGCCTGTTATGCCAGCGTGGCACAATCCGGTACTGCGATGGCCTTGAGAGCCATTTTCCTTCGGGATATCCCGGTTCAAATCCGGGCGCTGGCGTGGCAATGGGCTTTTTTTCTCATTGTACAATTGACATTCGCCTGATTAGTATCCGTGTTCAGGCAGGAAGCATTGCTTTAAGATAAAAGCCGGGCGCCACGGCGTATTTAAAAGCTAACCAAAACATTTATATATTACTTAGCCATTAACAGTAATACCAATTCTTGAAATGAAGAATTCTTAGGAGGATTATGATAAGAATGGTAGATGATAAAAATTTTATGAAAACCGGTACAACAACCATTGCTGTAAAATGCAAAGACGGTGTTGTGCTAGCAGCAGACAAGAGAGTAACATCCGGCTACCTGGTAGCTAATAAAAAGTTCAACAAAATCATAAACATAAATGACAAGATAGCTGTTACAACAGCCGGGACTGTCTCTGATGTTCAGCTTATGGTAAAGCTGCTTAAAGCAGAATTAAAGCTGAAAGACATAAGGACGAACAGGGAAAGCTTTGTCAATGAAGCTGTCAATCTCCTGTCGAATCTTGTATACAGCAATATCAGGAAATTCAGCATTATACCCGGAATAAGCCATTTCATTGTGGGCGGGACAGACAATAAAGGGCAGCACATATTCGATGTCGGCGCAGACGGCTCTGTTACTGAAATAGACGATTATGTTTCTTCCGGCTCAGGAAGCGTCATGGCGTACGGAGTACTGGAAGCGCTCTACAAGGAAGACCTGGCTGTGCAGGAAGCAGTCTCAATAGCGAAGAAAGCCATAAATGCGGCTGTCCAGAGGGATATAGCTTCAGGAAACGGCATAGACATAGTTACTATAACAAACAAAGGAGTAAAAAAGGAGCTTACCAAACAGGTTTCTTATAAGATTGAATAAAATTCTATTTTTATGTGAAAACAGATGGCTGATATAATAAAGGAAATACTTAAGGACCTGCCGAGTGAAAAAATTTCTGATGCGGGCTACGAAGCCAGCAATATAGTCTTATACACAAAAGACGGTGATTTTTTCCTGAACAACAACGGCATGATAAAGCAGATAGTTGATAAGATAAAGAAAAGGGTAGAGCTCAGGCCGGATCCAAGCATCACCATGGACATGGAGAAGGCAGAAAAGGAAATCAAGAAAATACTGACTGATGAAGCAGGCATTGACCAGGTAATATTCGACCCGCAGAGAAGCATAGTCATAATAGAGGCTGAAAAGCCGGGTCTGGCAATAGGAAAGCAGGGCTCTTTGCTGAGGGAGATAAGGCAGAAGACTTTGTGGGTGCCGCATATAAGAAGAAAGCCTGCCATAAGGTCAAAGCTTATAGAGAACATACGTGCGGTCCTCTACCAGAATTCTGATTTCAGGAGAAAATTTCTTGATAAGGTGGGCCACAGGATATATGACGGATGGCTGCGGGAAAAAAAGCATGAATGGATAAGGGTAAGTTTCCTCGGCGGGGGAAGGCAGGTGGGCAGGAGCTGCATTCTGCTGCAAACTCCAGAAAGCAGAGTTATCCTAGACTGCGGCATTGACCCTGCACAGGGAGAAAGCAATTCAGAGTCATATCCTTTCCTAGAAGCTCCTGAATTCAAAATCAATGAAATAGATGCCATAATAGTAAGCCATTCCCATCTTGACCACTGTGGTCTTATCCCGTATTTAATAAAATTCGGATACAAAGGGCCTATATATTGTACTGCTCCAACAAGGGATGTAATGGCCCTGCTCCAGCTCGATTTTATCAAGATCATGCGCAACGAGGGCAAAGAGCCTATCTATACATCAGAAGATGTCAAAAACATGGTCAAGCAGACCATCACCCTTGACTACAATGAAGTAAGCGACATCACTCCAGACGTAAGAATAACGCTATATAATGCAGGCCATATACTGGGCAGCTCCATGGTTCATATCCATATCGGCAACGGCCTTCATAATCTCCTTTACACTTCAGACATGAAATTCGGCAGGACAGCATTGCTCGAGCCTGCAGTGACGGAATTCCCCAGGCTTGAAACAATGATACTCGAAGCCACGTACGGCGGGAAAGACAACATACTGCCAAGCAGGAAGGAATGCGAGGAATACCTAAAGAACATAATACTCGAGACTGTAAGAAGAAAAGGAAAAGTGCTTATACCTGTACTGGGCTCGGGAAGGGCACAGGAAGTTGTTATCCTTATCGAAGACATGATACGATCCGGCCGGATAAGCGAAATGCCGGTATTTATCGACGGCATGGTATGGGACATTACAGCTATACATACAGCCTATCCGGAATTCCTGAACAGCTCTATAAGAAAGCTCATATTCCACAAGGACCAGAACCCTTTCCTTAGCAGGCATTTTAAGCGCGTAGGCTCCCAAAAGGAAAGGATGCAGATTATAGAGGAAACAGGGTCGTGCGTAATACTTGCTACCTCAGGCATGCTTGTCGGAGGGCCTTCTGTTGAGTACCTGAAGCATCTCGCGGACAACCCCAAAAATACTATGGTTTTTGTATCGTACCAGGGCGAAGGCTCGCTTGGAAGGAAAATACAGAGGGGGGAGCGTGAGATTAACATGGGCAGCGTTGCCAAGCCGGAAATCCTTAACTTAAAGATGGATGTTCGCACAATTGAAGGGTTTACAGGTCATTCCGGAAGAAATCAGCTGATGAGCTATCTACATAAGTGCAGGCCAAGGCCGAAGAAAGTGCTGATAAACCATGGGGAGTCTTCAAGGTGTTCTGACCTTGCAAGCTCCATCCACAAGCAGAACAGGGTAGAGACCATGGCTCCAAGGAATTTGGAAACGATAAGGCTTAAGTAACCTTAATACAAAATAGCCCACTTAAGTGTAAAATGCACAGATGCATGCATAAATTTTAGTTTTAGCCTGCCATATAAAAAAACCTATATAGGGGTGATGATTCACATCTATTATGAAAGCATCCATGGGAGAGGCAGGCAGATGATTTCCCTGTGCTGCATTTTAAGAAACGAAGAAAAGAATTTAAAGCAATTTCTCAGCCATTACAAAGGATTAGCTGATGAGGTCATAATTGTGGACACCGGCTCCAAAGATAAAACAATAAAAACAGCAAAAAAATTTACCAATAGAATTTTCAGTTTCAGGTGGCAGGATGATTTCTCCATAGCAAGGAATTTCTCAATAGAAAAAGCATCTAAGAGGTGGATTCTCTGGCTCGATCCTGATGAAATAATAGATAAGAAGGATTTCTGGGAAATAAGGCAGCTGACGGAAAAAAGTGCATTTTTAGGATTCAGGCTCATACAGGAAACTTACTTCAGGAACAAATTAGTCTCTACCAGGGGGATATGCAAATTGTTCCGGAATAATAAGGGCATTCAGTTTTCCTACCCTGTCCATGAGACAGTGAGGCAATCGATAAAAGCATCATCCGGAAGGATAGGAAAGACAGGGATTAGGGTAAAGCACTATCCCGAACTGGGCAAATGGAAATCTGCATATTATTTTGAATTGCTTGAAAAAAAGAAAAAAGAATTTCCCGAAAGCAGCTGGAGGAAAGAGCTCGAGAACGAAGTAAAACTATTTAAACAACTGGAAATTCAGCCATAAAATGGAGCAGCAAATCCTGGAATCCTATAAAAAAGCAGGAAAGATAGCAAAAGAATCTTTGCTTTACGGAAAAAGCCTAATCAAGAAAGGCTCTAAGCTCCTTGATGTGACGGAAAAGATAGAGGAAAAGATAATCTCCCTCGGAGGCAAATTGGCATTTCCTGTACAGATAAGCTGCAATGAGATAGCAGCCCACTATTGCGCTTTCAAGGATGACCCGATTATTTTTGAAGACCAGCTGGTTTGCCTGGATATCGGCGTTCATGTAAATGGCTATATAGGAGACAATGCCTGTTCTGTCGACCTGTCGGGAAATAATTCCAATCTGGTCAGGGCAAGCGAGGAGGCACTGAAGGCAGCGGCTGAAAGGCTTGCTTTGGGGGTTAAATTATCTGACATAGGGGAAGCGATTGAAACTGCGATAACTAACATGGGCTTTGAGCCGGTAAGAAACCTAAGCGGCCACGGCCTTGCGCAATACAGCATACACACAAAACCTACTGTGCCTAATTTCAACACAAAAACAGGAGAAGTTCTTGAAGAGGGATTTATCGCAATAGAGCCCTTTGCAACTGATGGGCCGGGCTTAATACACGAAAAAGGCGATGCAAATGTATTTTCCCTTACAGGAAAAAAAGCTGTAAGGACAGGGTTTGTAAGGGATATCCAGAAACAGCTGGAATCTTATAGCGGGCTGCCTTTTACCAAACGGTGGCTTCTCAGCAATTATTCTGAGCCGCAGGTAAATTATGCATTAAGGCAGTTAAAGCAGCTTGAGATACTCCATGAATACCCCCCTTTGGCCGAAAGAAGCGAAGGAATGGTAAGCCAGGCAGAAAATTCCTTTCATGTCGGAGAGGAAATTGTCCTGTTGACTAAAGCCTGATGGAAGACCCTCTCCAAAATCACAATTTATTTATATCACGTTATGCAATTCCTCCCCATGAAAGAGGATTTCAGCAATACGTCGAATAGGGAAGCAGGACACGAGAATTCTCAGGCAGAAATCCCGGAAAAGCCAAAACAGCCGGATGAATTCCATGAAGAGCCAAAGGAAGTGATAAGGCCGAAAAAAAGGCAGACTGTAAAGGTTCTTGCAGTAGCATTTGCAGCAATCCTTGTTGTTTCTGTCCTTACGCAATTATACAATCCAACATTTACAGGGCATGTAATCGTTAAGACTGACAAAGTAGAGGTACAGGATATGGCATACAAGGGCAGCACGTATCTCATCAGCTCCAACAGGTCAATCCCGATGAAATCC
Coding sequences within:
- a CDS encoding glycosyltransferase; this encodes MIHIYYESIHGRGRQMISLCCILRNEEKNLKQFLSHYKGLADEVIIVDTGSKDKTIKTAKKFTNRIFSFRWQDDFSIARNFSIEKASKRWILWLDPDEIIDKKDFWEIRQLTEKSAFLGFRLIQETYFRNKLVSTRGICKLFRNNKGIQFSYPVHETVRQSIKASSGRIGKTGIRVKHYPELGKWKSAYYFELLEKKKKEFPESSWRKELENEVKLFKQLEIQP
- a CDS encoding beta-CASP ribonuclease aCPSF1, whose amino-acid sequence is MADIIKEILKDLPSEKISDAGYEASNIVLYTKDGDFFLNNNGMIKQIVDKIKKRVELRPDPSITMDMEKAEKEIKKILTDEAGIDQVIFDPQRSIVIIEAEKPGLAIGKQGSLLREIRQKTLWVPHIRRKPAIRSKLIENIRAVLYQNSDFRRKFLDKVGHRIYDGWLREKKHEWIRVSFLGGGRQVGRSCILLQTPESRVILDCGIDPAQGESNSESYPFLEAPEFKINEIDAIIVSHSHLDHCGLIPYLIKFGYKGPIYCTAPTRDVMALLQLDFIKIMRNEGKEPIYTSEDVKNMVKQTITLDYNEVSDITPDVRITLYNAGHILGSSMVHIHIGNGLHNLLYTSDMKFGRTALLEPAVTEFPRLETMILEATYGGKDNILPSRKECEEYLKNIILETVRRKGKVLIPVLGSGRAQEVVILIEDMIRSGRISEMPVFIDGMVWDITAIHTAYPEFLNSSIRKLIFHKDQNPFLSRHFKRVGSQKERMQIIEETGSCVILATSGMLVGGPSVEYLKHLADNPKNTMVFVSYQGEGSLGRKIQRGEREINMGSVAKPEILNLKMDVRTIEGFTGHSGRNQLMSYLHKCRPRPKKVLINHGESSRCSDLASSIHKQNRVETMAPRNLETIRLK
- a CDS encoding type II methionyl aminopeptidase, translated to MEQQILESYKKAGKIAKESLLYGKSLIKKGSKLLDVTEKIEEKIISLGGKLAFPVQISCNEIAAHYCAFKDDPIIFEDQLVCLDIGVHVNGYIGDNACSVDLSGNNSNLVRASEEALKAAAERLALGVKLSDIGEAIETAITNMGFEPVRNLSGHGLAQYSIHTKPTVPNFNTKTGEVLEEGFIAIEPFATDGPGLIHEKGDANVFSLTGKKAVRTGFVRDIQKQLESYSGLPFTKRWLLSNYSEPQVNYALRQLKQLEILHEYPPLAERSEGMVSQAENSFHVGEEIVLLTKA
- a CDS encoding proteasome subunit beta; protein product: MIRMVDDKNFMKTGTTTIAVKCKDGVVLAADKRVTSGYLVANKKFNKIININDKIAVTTAGTVSDVQLMVKLLKAELKLKDIRTNRESFVNEAVNLLSNLVYSNIRKFSIIPGISHFIVGGTDNKGQHIFDVGADGSVTEIDDYVSSGSGSVMAYGVLEALYKEDLAVQEAVSIAKKAINAAVQRDIASGNGIDIVTITNKGVKKELTKQVSYKIE